A region of Penaeus chinensis breed Huanghai No. 1 chromosome 38, ASM1920278v2, whole genome shotgun sequence DNA encodes the following proteins:
- the LOC125045933 gene encoding uncharacterized protein LOC125045933 — protein MTVNSKSTNLMWTSQVKLSVLSFHIQASVFSSGSRDGSKLLETEARIKGPLPYDDPDLLRFVRQDHLYPPSNLPYNLVQDHAKVQMEAKKYSGFVGEFGFMFYAHVLRNIFKGTREGFFVEAGALDGEFLSNTLPLERDLGWTGLLVESNGDTFKELLMKRRKAWASHSCLAAHEYPHGDILVKFRRDHSAMDMYEDRSASAHSMMMSQDRGATMDNSVPGHREYEAIQCIPLATLLLAIDVTHVDLVSLDIEGGEMGVLRYFPWDRITVDVWLVEHATGKDKFKNKGENKYDSDFIKMFNDRGYELYSANDDATINYVFVLRSSKVYSRLKETK, from the coding sequence ATGACTGTAAATTCAAAATCCACAAACTTGATGTGGACTTCACAGGTCAAGCTCAGTGTTCTTTCTTTCCATATCCAGGCCTCCGTGTTTTCTTCGGGATCCAGGGATGGCTCCAAGCTTCTAGAGACTGAGGCAAGGATAAAGGGACCTCTGCCCTATGACGACCCGGATCTCCTTCGCTTCGTAAGGCAAGATCATCTGTACCCGCCTTCCAACTTGCCCTACAACCTCGTCCAGGATCATGCTAAAGTCCAAATGGAAGCTAAGAAATATTCAGGTTTCGTGGGAGAGTTTGGCTTTATGTTCTACGCTCATGTGCTGCGAAATATTTTTAAAGGAACGCGGGAAGGTTTCTTCGTGGAAGCTGGCGCCCTCGATGGGGAATTTCTCTCCAACACCCTACCACTGGAGAGAGATTTGGGATGGACTGGCTTGTTAGTGGAGAGTAATGGCGATACCTTCAAAGAACTGCTAATGAAGCGAAGGAAAGCGTGGGCGAGCCATTCCTGTCTCGCCGCACACGAGTATCCACACGGAGACATTTTGGTAAAATTTCGGCGTGATCACTCGGCGATGGACATGTACGAGGACAGGTCAGCCAGCGCCCATTCAATGATGATGAGTCAAGACAGAGGAGCAACCATGGATAACTCAGTTCCGGGACACCGCGAGTACGAGGCGATCCAGTGCATTCCCCTTGCGACGTTACTGTTGGCCATCGACGTCACGCACGTAGACTTGGTCTCCCTCGATATAGAGGGCGGTGAAATGGGCGTCCTGAGATATTTCCCATGGGATCGCATAACCGTGGATGTGTGGCTGGTGGAACATGCAACTGGTAAAGATAAGTTTAAGAACAAAGGCGAGAATAAGTACGATTCTGATTTTATTAAGATGTTTAACGATCGTGGGTATGAGTTATATAGTGCCAACGATGACGCGACCAtaaattatgtgtttgtgttgagaAGTTCCAAAGTCTACAGCAGACTTAAAGAAACTAAATGA